From the genome of Vicia villosa cultivar HV-30 ecotype Madison, WI linkage group LG2, Vvil1.0, whole genome shotgun sequence, one region includes:
- the LOC131653700 gene encoding peroxisome biogenesis protein 22 has protein sequence MAASGEDDASKQDLFHLIKRFGAYVTFKISDLFNLSFHNLDIRTIGAVAGLAVAIVFTWRLLRSPSDNQGRQRKRQGGATSNPGVSSTHSNASVVPSDACLPSDESRAQNVVDEFFQPVKPTLGQIVRQKLSEGRKVTCRLLGVILEESSPEELQKQATVRSSVLEVLLEITKYCDLYLMERVLDDESEKRVLVALEEAGVFTSGGLVKDKVLFSSTENGRSSFVRQLEPDWHIDTNPEIVTQLARFIKYQLHVSPYKTERTAANVFSAPTLELFFGSA, from the exons ATGGCCGCGTCTGGTGAGGATGATGCCTCCAAACAAGACCTCTTTCACCTCATCAAACGTTTCGGAGCTTACGTTACCTTCAAGATCTCCGATCTCTTCAACCTCTCTTTCCATAACCTC GATATACGCACTATTGGGGCGGTTGCTGGTCTTGCTGTTGCTATTGTTTTCACGTGGAGGCTGTTGAGGTCTCCGAGTGATAATCAAGGGAGGCAAAGAAAACGGCAGGGTGGTGCAACTAGTAATCCTGGAGTCAGCAGCACACATTCAAATGCATCGGTTGTTCCTTCTGATGCTTGTTTACCTTCAGATGAATCAAGGGCACAAAATGTTGTGGATGAGTTCTTTCAACCTGTCAAG cCAACCTTGGGGCAGATAGTGAGGCAGAAGTTGAGTGAAGGAAGAAAG GTAACATGCCGTCTGCTTGGAGTGATTCTCGAGGAAAGCAGTCCAGAGGAGCTTCAG AAACAAGCAACTGTGAGATCCTCGGTGCTAGAAGTATTGTTGGAAATAACTAAATACTGCGATTTATATCTCATGGAACGGGTTCTGGATGATGAAAGTGAG AAAAGAGTTCTTGTTGCGTTAGAAGAAGCGGGGGTATTCACTTCAGGTGGTTTGGTCAAGGACAAG GTTCTCTTCAGCAGCACTGAGAATGGACGCTCGTCATTTGTTCGGCAATTGGAACCAGATTGGCATATCGATACAAATCCCGAAATCGTCACTCAGTTAGCT AGGTTTATCAAGTATCAGCTCCACGTATCGCCTTATAAAACAGAACGAACTGCAGCTAATGTGTTCAGTGCTCCAACCTTGGAACTCTTCTTCGGATCCGCATGA